One genomic segment of Nocardia spumae includes these proteins:
- the glpD gene encoding glycerol-3-phosphate dehydrogenase yields the protein MNEKSHGQHTGELGPEQREASWESLGAKHFDVVVIGGGVVGAGIALDAATRGLEVALVEARDLASGTSSRSSKMFHGGLRYLEQLEFGLVREALRERELSLKTLAPHLVKPLRFLYPLTHRVWERPYVASGLVLYDSMGGAKSVPGQHHVTRSGALRLAPGVRRDALIGGVTYYDTVVDDARHTMTVARTAAHYGAVIRTSTQVVDFLREADRVVGVKVRDSEDGRTTEVRGHVVINATGVWTDELQALSHVRGRFHVRASKGVHIVVPRDRITSDAALILRTQTSVLFVIPWGSNHWIIGTTDTDWNLDLAHPAATKADIDYLLDRINEVLVTPLTQDDIQGVYAGLRPLLAGESDETSKLSREHAVARIAPGLVAIAGGKYTTYRVMAYDAVDAAARDIPQRVSPSITDKVPLLGADGYFALLNQTPQLAQTYGVHPYRIEHLLNRYGALITDVLDMAEGKPELLQPITDAPSYLRVEAVYAAAAEGALHLDDILARRTRISIEYSHRGTECADEVARVVAPVLGWDAEQIRREVSTYAARVEAEVRSQTQPDDISADALRAAAPEPRPEILEPVPLPQG from the coding sequence ATGAACGAGAAATCACACGGTCAGCACACCGGCGAGCTGGGTCCCGAACAACGGGAGGCGAGCTGGGAGAGTCTGGGTGCCAAGCATTTCGACGTCGTCGTGATCGGTGGCGGCGTGGTCGGCGCGGGCATCGCCCTCGATGCCGCCACACGTGGTCTCGAGGTGGCCCTGGTGGAGGCGCGTGACCTGGCCTCCGGGACCTCGAGCCGATCGTCGAAGATGTTCCACGGCGGCCTGCGCTACCTGGAACAACTGGAGTTCGGGCTGGTCCGGGAGGCGTTGCGGGAACGTGAGCTGAGCCTGAAGACGCTGGCTCCGCATCTGGTGAAGCCGCTGCGCTTTCTCTACCCGCTGACCCACCGGGTCTGGGAGCGGCCCTACGTCGCCTCGGGGCTGGTGCTCTACGACTCCATGGGCGGCGCGAAATCCGTTCCGGGACAACATCATGTGACCCGTTCGGGTGCGTTGCGACTGGCGCCGGGCGTGCGCCGGGACGCGCTGATCGGCGGTGTCACCTATTACGACACCGTGGTCGACGACGCCCGCCACACCATGACCGTCGCCCGTACCGCTGCCCACTACGGCGCGGTGATCCGGACCTCCACCCAGGTCGTGGACTTCCTGCGGGAGGCCGACCGGGTGGTCGGGGTCAAGGTGCGCGACAGCGAGGACGGGCGCACGACCGAGGTTCGCGGCCACGTGGTGATCAACGCGACCGGTGTGTGGACCGATGAATTGCAGGCGTTGTCGCACGTCCGCGGCCGTTTCCATGTGCGTGCCTCCAAGGGTGTGCACATCGTGGTGCCGCGCGATCGGATCACCAGCGACGCGGCCCTGATCCTGCGCACGCAGACCTCGGTGCTGTTCGTGATCCCGTGGGGGAGCAACCACTGGATCATCGGCACTACCGATACGGACTGGAATCTGGATCTGGCGCATCCGGCCGCCACCAAGGCCGATATCGACTATCTGCTCGACCGGATCAACGAGGTCCTGGTCACCCCGCTGACTCAGGACGATATCCAGGGTGTGTACGCCGGACTGCGACCGCTACTGGCCGGGGAGAGCGACGAGACCTCGAAGTTGTCGCGTGAACACGCGGTGGCGCGGATCGCACCCGGACTGGTCGCCATCGCGGGCGGTAAGTACACCACCTACCGCGTGATGGCCTACGACGCGGTCGATGCCGCCGCCCGCGATATCCCGCAGCGGGTCTCGCCCTCGATCACCGACAAGGTGCCGCTGCTGGGCGCCGACGGCTACTTCGCGCTGCTCAACCAGACGCCGCAATTGGCCCAGACCTACGGTGTGCACCCGTATCGCATCGAGCACCTGCTCAACCGCTACGGTGCGCTGATCACCGATGTACTCGATATGGCCGAGGGCAAACCCGAACTGCTGCAACCGATTACCGACGCACCCAGTTATCTGCGGGTGGAGGCGGTCTACGCCGCGGCGGCGGAGGGGGCATTGCATCTGGACGATATCCTGGCCCGTCGCACCCGTATCTCCATCGAGTACTCCCATCGCGGGACCGAATGCGCCGACGAGGTGGCCCGGGTGGTCGCGCCGGTGCTGGGCTGGGACGCCGAACAGATCCGGCGCGAGGTGAGTACGTACGCGGCGCGGGTGGAGGCCGAGGTGCGGTCGCAGACCCAGCCCGATGACATCTCCGCCGACGCGTTGCGGGCCGCCGCGCCGGAGCCGCGACCGGAGATCCTGGAACCGGTTCCGCTCCCGCAGGGTTAG
- the glpK gene encoding glycerol kinase GlpK: MRRFVAAIDQGTTSSRCIVFDHSGRIAGLAQREHEQLFPQPGWVEHDPETIWRNTEFVIGAALENAGASPAEIAAVGVTNQRETTVVWDRATGEPVADAIVWQDTRTAALCEQLGGEVGAGRYADRTGLPLSTYFSGPKLRWILDNVEGARTRAEAGELCFGTMDSWIVWKLTGRHLTDVTNASRTMLMNLQTLQWDSQICAEFDIPVSMLPQIRSSSEVYAEITSGPLAGVPVAGILGDQQAATFGQACLVPGEAKNTYGTGNFMLLNTGTTPVFSKHGLLTTVCYRLGDQPAVYALEGSIAVTGSLVQWLRDNLGLVESAADIEPLARTVDDNGGTYIVPAFSGLFAPRWRPDARGVITGLTRFVTKAHLARAVLEATAFQTREVLDAMRADAEAENLGVELTTLKVDGGMVTNELLMQFQADILDVPVVRPVITETTALGAAYAAGLAVGYWPGTDDIRANWAEDKVWRPVMPATERDRRYAEWNKAVERTYGWAQ; encoded by the coding sequence ATGCGACGCTTCGTGGCCGCCATCGATCAGGGGACTACCTCGAGCCGATGCATCGTCTTCGACCACTCCGGCCGCATCGCCGGCCTCGCCCAGCGCGAGCACGAACAGCTGTTCCCGCAGCCGGGCTGGGTCGAACACGACCCCGAAACAATCTGGCGCAATACCGAATTCGTGATCGGCGCGGCCCTGGAGAACGCCGGCGCGAGTCCGGCCGAGATCGCCGCGGTCGGCGTCACCAATCAGCGGGAGACGACGGTGGTCTGGGACCGGGCCACCGGCGAACCGGTCGCCGACGCCATCGTCTGGCAGGACACCCGCACCGCGGCCCTGTGCGAACAGCTCGGCGGCGAGGTCGGCGCCGGGCGCTACGCCGACCGGACCGGCCTGCCGCTCAGCACGTACTTCTCCGGTCCGAAGCTGCGCTGGATCCTCGACAACGTCGAGGGTGCCCGCACTCGCGCGGAGGCCGGAGAGTTGTGCTTCGGCACGATGGACAGCTGGATCGTATGGAAGCTGACCGGCCGCCACCTCACCGACGTGACCAACGCGTCGCGCACGATGCTGATGAATCTGCAAACCCTGCAATGGGATTCGCAGATCTGCGCCGAATTCGACATCCCCGTCTCGATGCTGCCGCAGATCCGCAGCTCCTCGGAGGTCTACGCCGAGATCACCTCGGGGCCGCTGGCGGGGGTTCCGGTCGCCGGCATCCTCGGCGATCAGCAGGCGGCGACGTTCGGCCAGGCCTGCCTGGTGCCCGGCGAGGCCAAGAACACCTACGGCACCGGCAATTTCATGCTCCTCAACACCGGCACCACCCCGGTGTTCAGCAAGCACGGGCTACTCACCACCGTCTGCTACCGGCTCGGTGACCAGCCCGCGGTATACGCGCTCGAGGGATCGATCGCGGTCACCGGATCGCTGGTGCAGTGGCTGCGCGACAACCTCGGCCTCGTCGAATCGGCCGCGGATATCGAACCGCTGGCCCGCACCGTCGACGACAACGGCGGCACCTACATCGTCCCGGCGTTCTCGGGCCTGTTCGCACCGCGCTGGCGCCCGGATGCCCGCGGTGTGATCACCGGACTGACCCGTTTCGTCACCAAGGCACATCTGGCCCGAGCGGTGCTGGAGGCCACCGCGTTCCAGACTCGCGAGGTGCTGGACGCCATGCGCGCGGATGCCGAAGCGGAGAACCTCGGGGTGGAACTGACGACCCTGAAGGTCGACGGCGGCATGGTGACGAACGAGCTGCTCATGCAGTTCCAGGCCGATATTCTCGACGTTCCGGTGGTCCGGCCGGTGATCACCGAAACCACCGCACTCGGTGCCGCCTACGCGGCCGGACTGGCCGTCGGCTACTGGCCCGGCACCGACGATATCCGTGCCAACTGGGCCGAGGACAAGGTGTGGCGGCCGGTGATGCCGGCGACGGAACGCGATCGGCGCTACGCCGAGTGGAACAAGGCCGTGGAACGCACCTACGGATGGGCGCAGTAG
- a CDS encoding aminotransferase-like domain-containing protein, which produces MSPHTPPLSHRLDGLQSSAIRDLLKLTARADIVSLAGGLPDEQLMPRDAIARSAESALADRARLQYTESAGWGPLREVVAARESVRLGRPVPLGDVFITHGSQQALSLLGEVLIDPGALVVVEDPAYVGALQVFRAAGARIVAVPLDEHGMRVDALEELLARGERPALVHTVSNFHNPRGVTLSAERRRALAALAERYDFWVVEDDPYGELWFDRPAPEPVASYSPNVIRLSSASKILAPTLRVGWMVAPNTVCRGVELLKQGADLCGSALTQQIAADLLADEAWLGAHLDKVRGIYGERAGALVGALRDRFGDRVVSTDAAGGMFVWVDFTDGTDTVDLLPRALDHGVAYVPGSAFAVSQSYRASMRMCFTTSDAAVLTDAVDRLARAVEAGDPAAR; this is translated from the coding sequence ATGTCGCCGCACACTCCACCCTTGTCCCATCGGCTGGACGGGCTGCAGAGTTCGGCGATTCGCGACCTGCTCAAGCTGACCGCCCGCGCGGATATCGTCAGCCTGGCCGGCGGGCTGCCCGACGAACAGTTGATGCCGCGCGATGCGATCGCCCGGTCCGCGGAATCGGCACTCGCCGACCGGGCCCGGCTGCAGTACACCGAATCGGCGGGATGGGGGCCGCTGCGCGAGGTCGTCGCCGCCCGGGAGTCGGTGCGGCTGGGTCGCCCGGTCCCGCTCGGGGACGTGTTCATCACCCACGGTTCGCAGCAGGCGCTGTCCCTGCTCGGTGAGGTGCTGATCGATCCGGGTGCGCTGGTGGTGGTGGAGGATCCCGCCTACGTCGGGGCGCTGCAGGTGTTCCGGGCGGCGGGTGCGCGCATCGTCGCGGTGCCGCTGGACGAACACGGTATGCGGGTCGACGCGCTCGAGGAGTTGCTGGCGCGCGGCGAGCGCCCCGCGCTCGTGCACACCGTCAGCAATTTCCACAATCCGCGCGGGGTGACCCTGAGCGCCGAGCGACGGCGGGCACTGGCCGCGCTCGCCGAGCGGTATGACTTCTGGGTGGTCGAGGACGATCCCTACGGTGAACTCTGGTTCGATCGCCCCGCTCCGGAACCGGTCGCGTCCTACTCGCCCAACGTGATTCGGCTGTCGAGCGCCTCGAAGATCCTCGCCCCGACGCTGCGGGTCGGCTGGATGGTCGCTCCGAACACCGTCTGCCGCGGTGTGGAGCTGCTGAAACAGGGTGCGGACCTGTGCGGTTCGGCGCTGACCCAGCAGATCGCGGCGGATCTGCTCGCCGACGAGGCCTGGCTGGGCGCACACCTGGACAAGGTGCGCGGCATCTACGGTGAGCGGGCCGGCGCGCTCGTGGGTGCGCTGCGCGATCGCTTCGGCGACCGTGTGGTGAGTACCGACGCCGCGGGCGGCATGTTCGTCTGGGTCGATTTCACCGACGGCACCGACACCGTGGACCTGCTGCCGCGGGCCCTCGACCACGGCGTGGCCTATGTTCCGGGCTCCGCCTTCGCGGTCTCGCAGAGCTACCGCGCGTCGATGCGGATGTGCTTCACCACCTCCGATGCGGCCGTTCTGACCGATGCGGTCGATCGGCTGGCACGAGCGGTCGAGGCGGGCGATCCCGCCGCGCGGTGA
- a CDS encoding NAD(P)H-quinone dehydrogenase, whose protein sequence is MAEVHMARIAIIGGGPAGYEAALVAAQHGATVTVIDSDGIGGACVLWDCVPSKTFIASTGVRTDLRRARDLGITVHVAQAQVRLSEVNSRVKALAQAQSSDIRSKLQAAGVTILNGRGQLIDQIAGLATHLVRATLADGTERVMEAEVVLIATGASPRVLQGAEPDGERILTWRQLYDLEALPETLVVVGSGVTGAEFVSAYTEMGVKVKLVSSRDRMMPGEDADAALVLEDALAERGVELVKQARADAVERTADGVVVKLSDGRTVTGSHALMTVGSTPNTDDLGLERIGIELDRGGYLRVDRVSRTSVPGIYAAGDCTGLLPLASVAAMQGRIAMYHALGEGVQPIRLKTVASAVFTRPEIATVGVSQTSIDNGEVPARTVMLPLNTNPRAKMSGLRRGFVKIFCRPATGVVIGGVVVAPIASELILPIAIAVQNNLTVNDLAQTFSVYPSLSGSVTEAARQLMRHDDLD, encoded by the coding sequence ATAGCGGAGGTACACATGGCCCGCATAGCAATCATCGGGGGCGGCCCCGCCGGCTACGAGGCGGCGCTGGTGGCGGCTCAGCACGGAGCCACGGTCACCGTGATCGACTCCGACGGTATCGGTGGGGCGTGCGTGCTGTGGGATTGTGTTCCGTCCAAGACATTCATCGCCTCGACCGGTGTGCGCACCGATCTGCGCCGCGCGCGTGATCTGGGTATCACCGTGCACGTGGCCCAGGCCCAGGTGCGGCTGTCGGAGGTCAATTCCCGTGTGAAGGCGCTGGCCCAGGCGCAGTCCTCCGACATCCGCTCCAAACTGCAGGCCGCCGGGGTCACCATCCTCAACGGCCGCGGTCAGCTGATCGACCAGATCGCCGGTCTGGCCACGCATTTGGTGCGCGCGACCCTGGCGGACGGCACCGAGCGGGTGATGGAGGCCGAGGTGGTGCTGATCGCCACCGGCGCCAGCCCACGGGTGCTGCAGGGCGCCGAGCCCGACGGTGAACGGATCCTCACCTGGCGCCAGCTCTACGACCTCGAGGCACTGCCGGAAACGCTGGTCGTGGTCGGTTCCGGTGTCACCGGCGCCGAATTCGTCTCCGCGTACACCGAAATGGGCGTCAAGGTGAAGCTGGTCTCCAGCCGCGACCGCATGATGCCCGGCGAGGACGCCGACGCCGCCCTGGTGCTCGAGGACGCGCTCGCCGAACGCGGGGTGGAGCTGGTCAAACAGGCCCGTGCGGACGCCGTGGAACGCACCGCGGACGGGGTTGTGGTCAAACTCTCCGACGGGCGCACCGTCACCGGATCGCATGCCCTGATGACCGTGGGTTCCACACCGAACACCGATGATCTGGGGCTCGAGCGCATCGGTATAGAACTCGATCGCGGTGGCTATCTGCGCGTCGACCGGGTGTCGCGGACCTCGGTACCCGGCATCTACGCCGCGGGCGACTGCACCGGCCTGCTGCCATTGGCCTCGGTCGCGGCCATGCAGGGCCGGATCGCGATGTATCACGCACTCGGCGAGGGGGTGCAGCCGATCCGGTTGAAGACCGTCGCCTCGGCGGTGTTCACCCGCCCCGAGATCGCGACCGTCGGCGTCAGCCAGACCTCCATCGACAACGGGGAGGTCCCGGCCCGCACGGTGATGCTGCCGCTGAACACCAACCCCCGGGCCAAGATGTCGGGTCTGCGGCGCGGTTTCGTGAAGATCTTCTGCCGTCCCGCCACCGGTGTGGTCATCGGCGGCGTGGTGGTCGCGCCGATCGCCTCCGAACTGATCCTGCCGATCGCGATCGCGGTGCAGAACAATCTGACGGTGAACGATCTCGCGCAGACGTTCTCGGTGTATCCCTCGCTGTCGGGATCGGTCACCGAGGCCGCGCGTCAGCTGATGCGCCACGACGACCTGGACTGA
- a CDS encoding gamma-glutamylcyclotransferase: MPIYAAYGSNMDPEQMLKRCPHSPVYGTGWLEGWRLTFAGDDIGWEGPLATVVEDPGSRVFVVLYDVSAEDEQSLDRWEGSDFGIHKKIRLRVSPNSGTGTQPVLAWLYVLDAYEGGLPSARYIGVIADAAEKAGAPADYVHALRTRNSRNVGPGTFGSM, encoded by the coding sequence GTGCCGATATACGCCGCCTACGGATCCAATATGGATCCGGAGCAGATGCTCAAGCGCTGTCCGCACTCCCCCGTCTACGGAACGGGCTGGCTGGAAGGGTGGCGGCTGACCTTCGCGGGCGACGACATCGGCTGGGAGGGACCGCTGGCGACAGTGGTCGAGGATCCCGGCTCCCGGGTGTTCGTCGTGCTGTACGACGTTTCCGCCGAGGACGAGCAGAGCCTCGATCGGTGGGAGGGTTCGGATTTCGGTATCCACAAGAAGATCCGCCTGCGGGTGTCTCCCAATTCGGGCACCGGCACCCAGCCGGTGCTGGCCTGGCTCTACGTCCTGGACGCCTACGAGGGTGGCCTGCCCTCGGCCCGGTATATCGGCGTGATCGCGGATGCCGCGGAAAAGGCCGGTGCGCCAGCCGATTATGTGCACGCGCTGCGCACCCGCAACAGCCGCAACGTGGGGCCGGGCACCTTCGGCTCGATGTAG
- a CDS encoding M20 family metallopeptidase has translation MEAWLSQHGAELIGWRRHIHANPELSRAEHATTEFVESWLVKAGLEPRKLPTGTGLVCDIGPSGPRIALRADMDALPLQEYTGRPFASTVPGVSHACGHDAHTSILLGTALALSELDELPVGVRLVFQHAEEVMPGGAIDMVAAGAMDDVSRVFALHCDPRLEVGKVGVRVGAITSAADTVELVLDSPGGHTSRPHLTSDLVYAIGTVITGLPGLLSRRIDPRTSTVMVWGAVSAGKAPNAIPQTGMLTGTVRTGDHATWSLLEPMVREIVDGLLAPTGVRYQLNYKRGVPPVVNDEFSTRMFEDAILGLGPDALSDTPQSGGGEDFSWYLEEVPGAMARLGVWPGEGPQLDIHQPTFDIDERALAAGVRVMTNLVLQAR, from the coding sequence ATCGAGGCGTGGCTGAGTCAGCACGGTGCCGAGCTGATCGGCTGGCGCCGCCACATCCACGCCAACCCGGAACTCTCCCGGGCCGAGCACGCGACCACAGAATTCGTGGAATCGTGGCTGGTCAAGGCGGGACTCGAACCGCGCAAACTGCCCACGGGAACCGGTCTGGTCTGTGATATCGGCCCCAGCGGGCCGCGTATCGCACTGCGCGCCGATATGGACGCCCTGCCGTTGCAGGAGTACACGGGCCGCCCGTTCGCCTCGACTGTGCCCGGCGTCTCGCACGCCTGCGGCCACGACGCGCACACCTCGATCCTGCTCGGCACCGCGCTGGCGCTGTCCGAACTGGACGAGTTACCGGTCGGTGTGCGGCTGGTCTTCCAGCACGCGGAGGAGGTCATGCCCGGTGGTGCGATCGATATGGTCGCCGCCGGTGCGATGGACGATGTGTCGCGGGTCTTCGCGCTGCACTGCGATCCCCGGCTCGAGGTCGGCAAGGTAGGGGTCCGGGTCGGGGCCATCACCTCGGCGGCCGACACCGTCGAGCTGGTCCTGGATTCCCCGGGCGGTCACACCTCGCGTCCGCATCTGACCAGCGATCTGGTCTACGCCATCGGCACCGTCATCACCGGCCTGCCCGGCCTGCTCAGCCGCCGGATCGACCCGCGGACCAGCACGGTCATGGTGTGGGGCGCGGTGTCGGCCGGTAAGGCGCCCAACGCGATTCCGCAGACGGGCATGCTCACCGGCACCGTGCGCACCGGCGACCACGCCACGTGGTCGTTGCTCGAGCCGATGGTCCGCGAGATCGTCGACGGTCTGCTCGCCCCCACCGGGGTCCGGTATCAGCTGAACTACAAGCGCGGTGTGCCGCCGGTGGTCAACGACGAGTTCTCCACCCGCATGTTCGAGGACGCGATTCTCGGACTGGGCCCGGACGCGCTGTCGGACACCCCGCAGTCCGGCGGCGGCGAGGACTTCTCCTGGTACCTCGAGGAGGTGCCGGGGGCGATGGCGCGGCTGGGTGTGTGGCCGGGCGAGGGCCCGCAGCTGGACATCCACCAGCCGACCTTCGATATCGACGAACGGGCGCTGGCCGCCGGGGTGCGGGTGATGACCAACCTGGTCCTGCAGGCACGCTGA
- a CDS encoding M20 family metallopeptidase yields the protein MPRSADDRSGKPAVRSGDRTAGSGCVHTDGTAVGKAGSAVAPADPDLLAAADAVVSAAEPELIALSHAIHAEPELAFAEFRSVHETLIPLRARGFQIEAPVADLDTAFVATYGSGELVVGICAEYDALPEIGHACGHNIIAASAVGAALALAEVADRCGITVKVFGTPAEESGGGKVLMLERGVFDGLAMAMMVHPGPLDIVGARSLALADLSVRFHGREAHASAAPEYGRNAGDAATVAQVALGLLRQHLRPGQQLHGIVESGGVAPNIVPGFAELLYYLRADDSASLDDLLQRASACFEAGALATGCTHEIRALAPTYTELTPDAALLCAYREQIIGMGRLPLAPELEAARPLGSTDMGNVTNVIPGIHPVIGIDANGAVTHQREFAAAAVTPSADLAVIDGARALARTAIQIAGDELHRDRLLERSIPRQEDIR from the coding sequence ATGCCACGCAGCGCGGACGATCGCAGCGGGAAGCCGGCGGTCCGGTCGGGGGACCGGACCGCGGGCAGCGGCTGCGTGCACACCGACGGCACCGCCGTCGGGAAAGCCGGATCGGCGGTCGCCCCCGCCGATCCGGACCTGCTCGCGGCGGCCGATGCCGTGGTATCGGCCGCCGAACCGGAACTGATCGCACTCTCACACGCCATCCACGCCGAACCGGAGCTGGCCTTCGCCGAGTTCCGCAGCGTGCACGAGACACTGATCCCCCTGCGGGCGCGCGGTTTCCAGATCGAAGCCCCGGTGGCGGACCTGGACACCGCCTTCGTCGCCACCTACGGCAGCGGGGAACTGGTGGTCGGCATCTGCGCCGAATACGACGCGCTGCCCGAGATCGGGCACGCCTGCGGGCACAACATCATCGCCGCGTCGGCCGTCGGCGCCGCCCTCGCGCTGGCCGAGGTGGCCGACCGCTGCGGCATCACGGTCAAGGTGTTCGGCACGCCGGCCGAGGAGAGCGGTGGCGGCAAGGTCCTGATGCTCGAACGCGGAGTGTTCGACGGGCTCGCGATGGCCATGATGGTGCATCCGGGCCCGCTGGACATCGTCGGTGCGCGTTCGCTGGCACTGGCGGATCTCTCGGTGCGGTTCCACGGTCGCGAGGCCCATGCCAGCGCGGCGCCCGAATACGGGCGCAACGCCGGAGACGCCGCCACGGTCGCGCAGGTCGCGCTGGGGCTGCTCCGTCAGCATCTGCGGCCCGGCCAGCAACTGCACGGTATAGTCGAATCGGGCGGTGTTGCCCCGAATATCGTGCCCGGCTTTGCGGAACTGTTGTATTACCTGCGGGCAGACGATTCCGCATCCCTCGACGATCTGCTACAGCGCGCCTCGGCCTGTTTCGAGGCGGGAGCGCTGGCGACCGGATGCACTCATGAAATCCGGGCGTTGGCGCCCACATATACCGAGCTCACGCCGGATGCCGCACTACTGTGTGCTTACCGCGAGCAGATCATCGGTATGGGTCGCTTGCCGCTCGCGCCGGAACTCGAGGCAGCACGGCCGCTGGGTAGTACCGATATGGGCAATGTCACCAACGTCATTCCCGGGATTCACCCGGTGATCGGCATCGACGCGAACGGCGCGGTGACGCACCAGCGGGAGTTCGCCGCGGCGGCCGTGACGCCGTCGGCCGATCTCGCGGTGATCGACGGGGCGCGCGCACTGGCGCGTACCGCGATCCAGATCGCCGGCGACGAACTACACAGGGACAGGTTGTTGGAGCGCAGTATTCCGCGACAGGAGGATATTCGGTGA
- a CDS encoding enoyl-CoA hydratase-related protein, producing the protein MPYLDRDGDVFVLYLGNEGQTDSENRFHPDWIDEIHAQLDRVEAAEGPAALVTVATGKFFSNGLDTDWLFGNMDRMHWYLDRVHSIFSRLLTFGMPTVAALNGHAFGAGAMLATSHDFRVMRGDRGYWCLPEVHLGMPFTVAMNALVTERLTNQVALEAMTTGRRYGSADAIAAGIVDQQADADRVLADAVARAAALAGNRKPNLPVIKRALHGRALAGLQTATTPENLAFGA; encoded by the coding sequence ATGCCGTACTTGGACCGTGACGGGGACGTATTCGTGCTCTACCTCGGCAACGAGGGACAGACCGACAGCGAGAACCGCTTCCACCCCGACTGGATCGACGAAATCCACGCCCAGCTGGATCGGGTCGAGGCCGCCGAAGGACCGGCGGCGCTGGTCACGGTGGCGACAGGCAAGTTCTTCAGCAACGGACTGGACACCGACTGGCTGTTCGGGAACATGGACCGGATGCACTGGTATCTGGACCGGGTGCATTCGATCTTCAGCCGGTTGCTGACCTTCGGTATGCCGACGGTCGCCGCGCTGAACGGCCATGCCTTCGGCGCGGGCGCGATGCTGGCCACCTCGCACGACTTCCGCGTGATGCGTGGCGATCGCGGCTACTGGTGCCTGCCGGAGGTCCATCTGGGGATGCCGTTCACAGTCGCGATGAACGCGCTGGTCACCGAGCGGCTGACCAATCAGGTCGCCCTCGAGGCCATGACCACCGGCCGGCGCTACGGTTCCGCCGACGCGATCGCCGCGGGCATCGTCGATCAGCAGGCCGACGCGGATCGGGTGCTGGCCGACGCGGTCGCGCGGGCCGCCGCGCTGGCCGGCAACCGCAAACCGAACCTGCCGGTCATCAAGCGTGCCCTGCACGGCCGCGCGCTGGCCGGGCTGCAGACCGCGACCACTCCGGAGAATCTGGCCTTCGGCGCCTGA
- a CDS encoding ribonuclease Z translates to MRELVVLGTASQVPTRRRNHNGYLLRWDGDGLLFDPGEGTQRQMLYAGVSASGITRICLTHFHGDHCLGLPGVLARLNLDQVTHPVDICFPGSGAEMLAHLRGVVPEFSGLREHPVEVSGPVPLPDAPFAFEAVRLSHRVDTFGYRLTEPDGYRLVPERLAEFGLAGPAIGRLQREGSVRVADGRTVTVDQVSVERPGQRFAFVMDTRMCSGVEELAEGADMLVIESTFLESEAQLAHDFGHLTAGQAAKVAAAAGVRTLVLTHFSQRYGDLTGHRDEAQRYFDGDLVVAEDLMRVPVPTRR, encoded by the coding sequence GTGCGTGAACTCGTGGTCCTCGGCACGGCCAGTCAGGTGCCGACCCGCCGCCGCAATCACAACGGGTATCTCCTGCGCTGGGACGGCGACGGGCTGCTGTTCGATCCCGGTGAGGGTACGCAACGGCAGATGCTCTACGCGGGCGTGTCGGCGAGCGGCATCACCCGGATCTGCCTGACCCACTTCCACGGTGACCACTGTCTCGGCCTGCCGGGCGTCCTGGCCCGCCTCAATCTGGATCAGGTCACCCATCCGGTGGACATCTGCTTCCCGGGGTCGGGCGCCGAAATGCTCGCGCATCTGCGCGGGGTGGTACCCGAATTCTCCGGTCTGCGTGAGCATCCCGTCGAGGTGAGCGGTCCGGTTCCGCTACCGGACGCGCCGTTCGCCTTCGAGGCCGTGCGGCTGTCGCATCGCGTCGACACCTTCGGCTATCGGCTCACCGAGCCCGACGGCTACCGGCTGGTGCCCGAGCGGCTGGCCGAATTCGGTCTGGCGGGACCGGCGATCGGGCGATTGCAGCGCGAGGGCTCGGTCCGGGTGGCCGACGGCCGCACCGTCACCGTGGATCAGGTGTCGGTCGAGCGGCCCGGCCAGCGCTTCGCCTTCGTCATGGACACTCGAATGTGTTCGGGCGTCGAGGAATTGGCGGAGGGGGCCGACATGCTGGTCATCGAATCCACCTTCCTGGAATCCGAGGCGCAGCTGGCACACGATTTCGGACACCTCACCGCCGGACAGGCCGCGAAGGTCGCCGCCGCGGCCGGAGTGCGGACGCTGGTACTCACGCACTTCTCGCAGCGTTACGGCGATCTGACCGGACATCGCGACGAGGCGCAGCGCTATTTCGACGGCGATCTGGTCGTCGCCGAGGATCTGATGCGGGTGCCGGTGCCAACTCGCCGGTAA